Proteins from a single region of Paenibacillus sp. BIHB 4019:
- a CDS encoding cold shock domain-containing protein, which translates to MQGKVKWFNAEKGYGFIETDQGGDVFVHFSAIQTEGFKTLDEGQAVEFDIVEGARGPQAANVTKL; encoded by the coding sequence ATGCAAGGTAAAGTTAAATGGTTTAACGCGGAGAAGGGTTATGGATTTATCGAAACTGATCAAGGCGGCGACGTATTCGTTCACTTCTCGGCTATTCAAACAGAAGGTTTCAAAACTCTTGACGAAGGCCAAGCGGTTGAATTTGACATCGTAGAAGGCGCACGCGGTCCACAAGCTGCTAACGTCACTAAATTGTAA
- a CDS encoding acylneuraminate cytidylyltransferase family protein produces MSRLCTICARGGSKGVENKNIRDMHGKPLIAYSIEVAKRSGLFEYVAVSSDSEDILRTALQWGADFVINRPLEMALDTSAKIPAIQHCVLQVEAKLSVVFPTIVDLDATSPLRTVDDLIQAVQLFEQQDASNLITGMPARRSPYFNLVEQNEKGFVALSKRLSKPVVRRQDAPKCFDMNASIYIWQREKLIHEPAVFYEDTLLYEMPEERSIDIDSPLDWTIVELLMDARKKGGPL; encoded by the coding sequence ATGAGTAGGCTGTGCACCATTTGTGCAAGAGGCGGCTCCAAGGGAGTAGAGAATAAAAATATTCGAGACATGCATGGAAAGCCGCTGATCGCTTATAGCATTGAGGTGGCCAAGCGATCGGGATTATTTGAATATGTGGCTGTGAGCAGCGACTCTGAAGATATTTTGCGGACCGCACTACAATGGGGAGCAGATTTTGTCATTAATCGTCCATTAGAAATGGCACTGGATACATCGGCTAAAATACCTGCTATCCAGCATTGCGTTTTACAGGTGGAGGCTAAATTGAGTGTCGTGTTTCCGACGATTGTTGATCTAGATGCAACCTCGCCGCTTAGGACGGTTGATGATTTGATTCAAGCCGTTCAATTATTTGAGCAGCAAGATGCATCTAATCTTATCACAGGCATGCCTGCGAGGCGTTCGCCTTATTTTAATTTGGTAGAGCAAAATGAAAAGGGGTTTGTGGCGTTGTCCAAGCGGTTATCCAAGCCTGTTGTAAGAAGGCAGGACGCGCCTAAATGCTTCGACATGAATGCATCTATATATATTTGGCAAAGAGAGAAGCTTATTCATGAACCGGCGGTTTTTTATGAAGATACATTATTATATGAAATGCCGGAGGAGCGCTCGATAGATATAGACAGTCCATTGGATTGGACTATAGTGGAATTATTAATGGATGCTAGAAAAAAAGGAGGCCCGTTATGA
- a CDS encoding SDR family oxidoreductase: MIEAFSLKGKTAFVTGAMGIIGQKVCAGLAEAGANIAAIDLDQAALGNFAEQLQAKYAVKAIGIAGDVSNPEQVVSMVDHAVEALGAIHILHNNAASKSSNLEEFFAPFEEYSLEQWREVMSVNLDGMFLVAKEVGKQMIKQGSGGAIIQTASIYGIMAPDHRIYEGSFYMGLPITSPAVYAASKGGVVALTRYLATYWSKHGIRVNTITPGGVNSGQNDEFVQNYSNRIPLGRMAEADEMVGAVLYLASDASRYVTGHNLIVDGGLNAW, encoded by the coding sequence ATGATTGAAGCCTTTAGTCTAAAAGGAAAAACCGCATTTGTAACCGGAGCTATGGGGATTATTGGACAAAAAGTATGCGCGGGCCTCGCAGAAGCGGGAGCTAATATCGCAGCCATCGATTTGGATCAAGCGGCTTTGGGCAATTTTGCCGAGCAGCTTCAAGCAAAATATGCTGTAAAGGCCATTGGGATAGCGGGAGATGTATCGAACCCTGAACAGGTAGTTTCAATGGTCGATCATGCTGTAGAAGCTTTAGGGGCCATACATATTTTGCATAACAATGCTGCAAGCAAATCCTCCAATCTAGAGGAGTTTTTTGCTCCTTTCGAAGAATATTCGCTTGAACAGTGGCGCGAAGTCATGTCTGTCAATTTGGACGGGATGTTCCTAGTAGCAAAAGAAGTAGGCAAGCAGATGATCAAGCAAGGCAGTGGCGGAGCTATTATTCAAACGGCTTCTATATATGGCATTATGGCGCCTGATCATCGCATCTATGAAGGTTCATTTTATATGGGATTGCCGATTACTTCCCCAGCCGTTTATGCGGCCTCCAAGGGTGGAGTTGTCGCATTAACGCGATATTTGGCTACATATTGGTCGAAACATGGGATTAGGGTGAACACGATTACACCTGGAGGCGTGAATAGCGGGCAAAATGATGAATTTGTGCAAAACTACTCTAATCGCATACCGCTGGGACGGATGGCGGAAGCGGATGAAATGGTCGGAGCAGTTCTTTATTTGGCCTCGGATGCTTCGCGTTATGTTACGGGACATAACCTAATTGTAGATGGCGGACTGAATGCGTGGTAG